The DNA sequence GACCATCAACAGCCGCACCGACATCGACGACGACGCCATCACGGCCGCGGTCGAAGAAGCGGGCTACGCCCTTTCGACCCCAAACTGAGCCCGCACACCCTCACATATTCGTCACGCGTCAGAAGTCAAGGAGGCTCGCCATGAGCCAGCACGACCACACAGAGATGCACCACAACGCGTCTCACACCACCACCGAGACGACAGACCACGGTCACGACCACCACAGCCACAACGGGCACGCCGAAAGCGACGCTCACAGCGGTCACGCCGGGCATGGGGGCCACAGCGGGCATGGCGACCACGTCGGGCAGTTCCGGCGCCTGTTCTGGATCATGCTCATGCTCGCCATCCCCGTGGTGGGCTTCTCTATGATGTTCTCGATGCTGCTCGGCTACGCGTTGCCTGACGCGGCGTGGGTGATGTGGGTGTCACCGATCCTCGGAACAGTCATGTACGTCTGGGGCGGGGCACCGTTCCTGACCGGTGCGGTGAGCGAGCTCCGGGCTCGCAAGCCCGGGATGATGCTGCTCATCGCGCTGGCCATTACCGTGGCGTTCCTCGCATCCTGGGGAGCGAGTGTCGGACTGCTGCACCATGAGCTGGACTTCTGGTGGGAGCTGGCGCTCCTCATCGTCATTATGCTGCTCGGCCACTGGATCGAGATGCGCTCTCTCGCGCAAACGACATCCGCGTTGGACTCGCTCGCAGCCTTGCTGCCCGATGAGGCGGAGAAGGTCGACGGCGAGGGGACTGTCACAGTCGCTCCGGCCGATCTGCAGGTGGGTGACGTGGTCGTCGTCCGTCCGGGTGGCCGGGTTCCCGCTGACGGCCGGATCGTGCAGGGCTCGGCGAGCATGGACGAGTCGATGATTACCGGGGAGTCGCATCCGGTGCGTCGCGCCGATGGCGACCTGGTCATCGCCGGGACGGTTGCCACGGATTCCGGACTGCGGGTGGAGATCACCGCCGTCGGGCAAGACACCGCTCTAGCCGGGATCCAGAAGCTCGTCACGGAGGCTCAGAGCTCGTCGTCTCGCGCGCAGCGTCTCGCCGACCGCGCCGCCGGCTGGCTGTTCTGGTTCGCCCTCGGCGCCGGAGTCATCACAGCCCTCGTGTGGACGCTCGTCGGCCTGCCGGATCAGGCCGTGATCCGCACCATCACCGTGCTCGTCATCGCCTGCCCGCACGCGCTGGGACTCGCCATCCCGCTGGTCGTGTCTATTGCGACCGAGCGCGCCGCCCGCGGCGGTGTCCTGGTGAAGGATCGCCTCGCGCTGGAGAGCATGCGGACAGTCGACACCGTTTTGTTCGATAAGACCGGCACGCTCACCAAGGGAAGTCCGGCCGTCACCGCCATCGAGCCCGCGGGCGATATGTCGCCGGACGAACTGCTCGCACTGGCGGCCGCGGCCGAGGCGGACTCTGAGCACCCGCTGGCTCGCGCCATCGTCGCCACCGCGAAGGAGAAGAATCTCATCGTCCCGAGCTCGAAAGACTTCGAGTCCTCGCCAGCTGTCGGTGTCCGCGCACGGGTGAACGCACGCACGATCCAGGTGGGCGGTCCGTACCTGCTCGAGCAGGAGAACGCGTCCGAGTTGGCGGTGGCCGACGAGTGGCGCCGGGAGGGTGCCATCATTCTCCATGTTCTCGTGGACGGGGCGGTGGTCGGTGCGTTCAGGCTGGCGGACGAGATCCGGTCTGAGTCCCGCCAGGCTGTCAAGGCTTTGCACGACCGCGACGTGCAGGTGGTCATGATTACGGGGGATGCGGAGGCCGTCGCCGCGTCTGTGGCCGCAGATCTGGGTATCGACCGGTTCTTCGCGGGCGTCCGGCCGGAGGACAAGGCGTCGAAGGTGAAGGAGCTGCAGTCCGAGGGGCGGAAGGTCGCGATGGTCGGCGATGGCGTGAATGACGCCCCGGCGCTGGCCCAGGCCGATGTCGGAATCGCCATCGGCGCAGGTACCGATGTTGCCATCGCGTCGGCGGGAGTCATCCTCGCCAGCGACGATCCGCGGTCGGTGCTGTCGGTCATCGAGTTATCCCGGGCGAGCTACCGGAAGATGAAACAGAACCTGTGGTGGGCTGCCGGCTACAACCTCATCTCGGTTCCGCTCGCCGCCGGTGTTCTCGCACCCGTCGGGTTCGTGCTGCCGATGTCGGTCGGAGCGGTGCTGATGTCTCTGTCGACCATCGTCGTTGCTCTGAACGCGCAGCTGCTGCGCCGGTTGAATCTCGCTCCGGACGCGGTCCTGAAGAACTAGTCGCACCCGAGGCCGCGACGTACGCTGGATGGAAGGGAGGTGGACGGATGCTGACGACACTCGCGCGACGCGTGCACCAGCGGCGTTCGCTCACCCGCAGCGTGGTCACCGTGGTCGCAGTCGCCCTTGGTGTCATCTTCGGATTGCTGGCGATGCACTCGATGAACACGCATGCCATGCCCTCCGGGCACAGCAATGACGTCGCCGTCGCCAGCGTCGCCGAGACGCATCACGAGCACACCGCCCCCGCAGCATCCTTACCGACGGACGATTACACAGGATGCGTCGGCTGCTCCGAAAACCACGGGACGACCTGGATGGCGTGCGTTCTCGCGCTCCTGGTCGCAGTTGTGCTGCTGGCACGCCCCGGCGCATGGCGGCACTCACTGTGGCAGCCACGCACCCCGCCCCGCTCGTCGTGGGCGCGACCGACGGTGCACCCACTCCGCCCACCCTCTCTCACCGTTCTCTGCATCAGCCGTAAGTGAGCAGTGCTGCGCCCGCGCTTCGCGGGCACAGCACTCATCCAGCGCCTCCGCTGGGCACCACAACCGACTCTTGGAGAACCACCATGAAGAACCGTCCTTTGGCGACCGCCGCCATCACCCTCACTGCACTGCTCGCACTCGCCGGCTGCGCCGGCACCAGCTCCGGCGGCGACATGCCGGGCATGAACCACGGCGGCAGCAGCAGCTCCGCCCCCGCATCCGCCGACGCCAACGATGCCGACATCATGTTCGCCAGCATGATGAAGGAACACCACGCGCAGGCCGTTGAGATGTCCGACATGCTGCTCAGCAAGGACGGCGTCGACGAACGCGTCGTCGCTCTCGCAGAGGAGATCAAAGCCGCCCAAGAGCCTGAAATCCAGAAGATGGAGCAGTGGCTCGAAGACTGGCGTGCCGACACCTCGGGTATGGAGAGCATGGATCACGGCGACGGAATGATGTCCGAAGAGGACATGAAGGCCCTCGGCGACGCCACCGGTGCAGACGCCGGCAGTCTGTTCCTCGAGCAGATGATCCAGCACCACCAAGGTGCAGTCGACATGGCTCAAGAGGAAGTCAACAACGGCCAGAACAGCGACGCGATTGCCCTGGCCGAGACCATCATCGACGCGCAGACGACCGAGATCGCCACGATGAAGGAGATCCTCGCAACCCTCTGATCTGTATGAGTGGGGCGCCGGTCATCGGCGCCCCACTCGGCGATCTGTTGCGCACATCATCATGCGAACACTCATTGCAACTCCTCAGGCGGCGTTTCGGCTCCGCGCCGCACGGTCACTCCAGTCGAGGCGTCGGCGACCAACCCGCCGCGCGTGGCTTCCAAGCACCGTCGTCGTCGGATTGACGCTGACTGGATGCGCCGCCACCGCGCAACCAACGACCAGCCACGACCACGCCACTGACCTTGACCATGTCCACGCGATAGTCGCCGACCCCGGTGGCGACGGATTCCTCCTCGGAGCACACGACGGCATCTATCCGACCACTCGCGACGCGGAGGTCGGCGAGAAACTGGCGACCACAGACTTCGACGCCATGGGGCTGACAGTCGTCGACGATGTACTCATCGCCTCCGGCCACCCCGGGCCCAACACCCCGTCCGAACTCGGATCCCCGCACCTCGGAATCATCCGCAGTGACGACGGCGCCCGCTCCTGGTCGCCGGTCACCTTTACCAGCGAGAAAGACTTCCACGTCCTCACAGCGACCCCTGAAGGGACCCTATACGGGATCGCCACGGACTCCATCGAACTGCTGCGCAGTGACGACCGTGGACAAGCCTGGACGCCGGTAGGGGACGGAATCCTCGCATTCAGCCTCGTCGCCGATGCCAGCAATCGTCTGCTGGCATCGACACCCGATGGCGTGCAGATCAGCAGCGACGGCGGCCGCACATTCGCCCCACTCGCCGGCGCGCCCGCGCTGTACCTGCTCGCAGCGTCTCCCGATGGGCAGAATCTCGTCGGCGTAGGCGCGGGAGAACAGATCTGGACAAGCACGGCATCATCCAAAGACTGGCAGCAAGTGGCAATCACCCACGGGCCTGCACAGGCCGTCGCCATCACAGACGACGCCGCTGTCCTCGTCTTCGATGACAGCGGTCTCAGCCTCATTCCTCGGTCGTAATCCCCTGCGCGGGCAGAGTCGGGCGCGGCCTACGAGCCGCGCCCGGCGAAGCCCCGGCTCCATGAGCCCGGTTCTTGCGAAGGCGGATGCCGGACGTCGTGAACACACTCGCTCGCTGCTCGCGTTTGTAGTGCAGGTCAAGGACGGCACAGGGATGAATTCAACCCGGCCGACGAGCTGACCCGCCTGAATCACTGGTGAGCAGCCGGGACTGCAGCAGACACCGGAGGACCGCCCCGCCTATGTTGGGCGCAATCTCCTCACGAGGTGTTCAAGGACCCGCTGCTCAGCGGCGATTACTTTCGGGGGACGTGCGGAGATGGCATACGCGGACATCTCCTGACCGCTGTCGAGGAGCTTCGCGAGAGAGCGGGCAGCGCCCTTGTTCCAGTACCCGCAGCGGGTCTCGTCTTGATACACCGCGACGGCGTTCGCGTCGAACTCGTTGTCCGGTTCGCGAACGAGGGTGGCAGGACCGATCCGTAGGGTGCCGGGCGCGTGCTCGTCGCCACGGACGCGCACGCTCCAGATCCCGAGACGCCTCAGCACCCGGGACCCAGCATTCACCAGCCGCCCGGTCGACGTCTCTGCCAGCCACCACTCGCCTCTGAACTCCACCACTCGAAGGTTGGGCAATCCATGCTCGTCCAGATGAACAAGCTTCTCAGCCTCATCCGCTGACAGATACGGCGATACGTAGCCGACCGGCGGCCCTCCAGACGCGTAGGTAGACACCGTGATGCCTGAGGCCGTCTCGCGTTGCGAGACGAGAACCGGAGTGGCGGGCGTTCCGGCGCGGCCCGGGCTGACGGCAGGTGGACTCCTACGCCCGAACCAGTCGAGTAGACCCATGGGGTGAGACTAGCCCAGTACAGCTCTCTCTTCCGCGCGTGATGCGTGACTAGTCGTCCGACATGATCTTTCCGTCGTCTTCCATCCACACGCGCTTCCCGAGGCTGATCCGCGTCGCCACGTTGGTGAGATCTGGGTCAGTCACGTCTGCGCCGTTCCCCACCGCTCGCCAGCGACTGCGCAGTGCCGTTTTGACTACCTCGAGGTCCTGGCCGGCATGTTCGGATGAGACTTCATCGAGCACGGCTTTCAGTTTGTTGAGCTGCTCCTGCATCTGTCGGGGAAAATCGGGGTTCATCTGAAAGTCCATGGTGAAGCCTCTCTGCGTGTGCCGACACCATATCGCCACGCCGACCTTGTCTGTCACCGCCCCGCTGCAGTTCAGAGGGATGGAGCTCCCGAGGAAGAGGCGGGGCAACCACGCACGGTGCACAGTCACCCAGGGGCGTCAGGAACTCCACGCCGCTGCAGCATGACGCGCATCACGCAGGACAATGTCCAGTTGACCAGCGCGCAGCTGCTCGATTGCACACGGGGCGTCTTCGCCTGAGTCATCGTCTGCCGCCGCGTTCAGCCATTGCGCCCACGTCCACCGCGAAGACGTCCCCGCGCTCAGCACTTCAAGTACGGCACCTAGGCCGTCGACTACACGCCCGTCCCACACCTGAAACGTCGGATAGAGCAGTGGTCCGTCACTGGCCTCCAACTCAAGTACATGGAGAGATGCCACAGCTTCAACGATGTGGGCCTCATTCCATCCAAGCGCGCGAGCTAACGAAGAAGCGGTGTAGCAGGGGCCGATGATGGCCGCCCACGGATTGTTCCTCGTCTCTTCTGTCATCGCCCCGCCGCCTCCCGGATCTGTCGAAGCGTCGGCGTCTCGATGCGCAGCGTCGTCATGTCGAGGAAGCCGAGGTTGCCCTGTTGCCCGTCCTGCCCAAGGCTTGCCACACGCAGCCCGTCCTCAGTCTGTCCGCCACCGGGCGCGTGCATGTGGCCGTGAATGAGAAGCTCCGGATAGACGATGTTCCAGACCTTCGCCACTCGAGCGCGAGAGGTGGCCGAGTTTGCTCGGGCATCGTCGGGGAATCCGAACGGGTTCGTCCGCAGGATCTCCCGGACTGCGCGCACCGGCGTGCCAGCGGGCGACTCGTGAGTCAGCATCAAGTCCGCGGGTCCTCCCGCAATGGCCGCCGCCACGTGGTCTCGGGTGATCTCCTCGTCCGGCCACCAGCTCACCCCTTCTACCCGCCACGCCCGGTCGACGGACACCGCGCCGCCAAGCGAGAGGACGCTGCGGCCGCCGATAGTCAGGCGTGCGGGCCTTGGCAGAATCCAGGTGATCTCAGAGACCCGGATAGCACAGCCGGGGTGCGCGTTCAGCAGCGGGTTGATCTGGCCCCAGGGCTCGTGATTCCCGAGCGTCACGTAGACGCGCTCGATGCCAGTTCCATCGAGAGCCTCGTCCGTCATGCCGGGATCCATCGCCCAGTCGCCGAGCTGCAGCATGGTGGTAACGTCCGGTGCGAGCGTCTGAACCGCCCTAGCGACGATGTCCAGCCATCGGAAGTCGCCGTGGATGTCGCCGACCACAGCCACGCGCTGGTCAGGTAGGTCGACCGTCGATGCGAGCTCGAGAGCTTTCAGCGTCGGCGGTGTCCTCATGATTCAACACCAGTTCCCTGGCTGATGTGGGGGAGTGTCATTTCGCCCTCGCGGCCTGACGAGCGCGTGACCGCTCCCGGAACGTAGGGCCCACCCGCAGGCTGCGTTCCACGCCCGGATCCCAGCTGATCCAGCCACGTCGCTTCCATTGAATCGCCACGTGCAGACGGAATGCATGGTGGATCGTCGCCCGCACCGGGTAGGTGAGACCCGGAGGCCATTCGGGGTGGAGCTGGCTACTCGGGAAGAGTTCGGCGAACGTCTCCGAGAACGTCGGTCCGCGGCCAGTGCGTCGGCGCACGCGTGCGATGAAGATGGCCGCCGTCAGGCCCATCTCGTCGGCTCGCTCCTCATCGGTGAGCGCGTCGAACGCCTCAATCCAAGTGTCGGGAGCATCGACCTCCGTGGCACTCCACCAGATCGGTCGGGGATCAGTCACTACAACTCCGCAATCGGGGTCGACCTGAACGGGACCTGCACATCGAGGCGACCCGGAGCCGAAGCGCAGTGGCACACGTGCAGGTCGAGACGCGCGGGGTGCGGTCCGTCGATGAAGTGAATGTTTCGTATGACTACGGCCAATTATGTCACATAGACAAAACCATGACCGATGGTTTTGTCACAAGGCTGGATGAGTGGGCAGACAGGAGACGACCAGCAGCGAAGCGTGGGGAGCCTTCGCCGCCGCGTTCGGACTTCGGGTTCACCGCCTGCGAGTTGCACGCGGTCTTTCGCAAGAGGCCGTGGCGTACAGAGCCGGTCTTTCACGACTGACGTACATCAGGTACGAGCGTGGGCAGGCCCAATCGGGAGCACCGGCGAACCCTAGCCTGAAGACGCTTCTCGCACTGTCCCAAGTGTTTGAGATTCCCCTTCAAGAACTCTTACCTGACGACAAGCCAGATGTGACGGCTCGCTAGCTGGGGGAGGGGCTAGCCATCCGCGCGGGCGTCGGGTTCGTCCGCCACCATCAAGGAGACGTATCCCAGGTGCATGGCACCCGCGTCCATGCGGTGCCGTTCGGCGACGTTGTAACTGTAGCCAAGTGAATCTGCGACCACCGGCGCAGGTAGCTCGAGTACGAGCCTACGCAGTACTGCGTTCTTCGCGGCCCTTAGATCAATGCCGTCGTTCCTGAGTCCGGTCATCAGGTGATTGGAGCTCAGGTGCTTTCCCGGCGATCCCCCAGGGAACAGCCATTTGTTATCCCGGTGAGCTGAGGTGTTGAGATTCGGCAAGGCGACGATGTGCTCGCGGATCAGGCGGTCGAATGGTGGGGGCACGATAACCTCGTCCTGAGTGATCCGCAGGACGATGACTTCGCCGACCTCGACCTGGTCCAGGGTCATCGCAGCGATTCGCGTAATCGGCTGCGCAAAGAGTAGGAGTAGCGCGCCAGCGACACGCAGGTAAGTAGAGATCGCCTCATCTGATGCGACCCGCCGAAGGTGCTCCAGTCGTTCTTGCTGGGTGAGAATCGGCACCGACTTCGCTACACGATAAGGAAAGTTGACAGGCGGCAAGTGGTTGTGCTGGACGCACCAGCGCACGAAGGGTCGCGCGAGACTTCGAGTCGTGGGCCCCTCGCTGAGCCACTCGTCGATATCGATCTGTTCAAGGTCTCGACGAAGCGTGTGACGCGACCCGACATAGGCGAGGAAGTCGATTGCAGCGGTGATGGATTGACGGGAGTAGAGGACGGAACCGGGCTTGAACTTACCTGCGCTCATCAGATCCCGGATTCTGCGGACATGAACCCAGCGCGCGTACTGGAGAATGACTTGCTTGTCACCCGCGGGTAGGGAGGAAACCTCGGTCGTGACCCACGCGTCGAACTTCTGAACCTCGATGTCGGTCTTCTCTAGGATGCCGTGCTCGACAAGCAGCGTGCGAAGAAAGGCCACGCGCTCCGGCGCGGGGTGCGTATCGAACGCTTCATGCGTCATCGCAATAGCGCCAGTGGCGAATGCGCGAAGAAGTTCCCGCGTCTCATGGTTCTTTGTCAGCCAGATCGTGGCGCTGCGTGCGTTCCGCTGAGTTGTCAGCGCAACGAACAGAGGCTGTACGGCGGGGGACACCTCTCCATCGGGTCCGGCTAGGAGGAGCGTGAGATCGTCCTTGAGGCAGCAATGTGAGCAGAGCCCTCGCCGTACAGGCTCGTCCTCACGCCCGCATCTCGAGCAGTGGAAGTCCTTGGGGATTCCGGTGCAGTCGACGCAGGCCGGCTCCCCGCTCGCCAGGAGTCCTGGCAACAAGCGGTTGACACCGCATTTTGGGCAGGTGCCGTGGATACGGGTCGCCCGTTGATAGCAGCGCCGGCAGATCCGTCCTTCGGGCCAGGTCGTGGCGAATCGGACTTCCTCGCGGTCGCATCGGGCACAGGCGGGATCGGTCCGTGTATTGCTCATCTAATGAAACTTCATTCTGGTCTGTGTATTCGCGCACGGCGAGGGCGCTTCGGGTCGTTGGTTCGGCCATGGGTGCCGGTGTTCTTGAGCCTCGTGGGGGTCGCGACAACTTGTCGCACCGACAGGTCAGTAAGTTCACAATCGAGTGCTTCGCAAATTGTGTGCAACAGAGTGAGATTTATACGCTCGGGCGAGCCGCCGAGAAGCCGATATAGCTGAGAGGGAGACAGCTCAATGCCATAGTCAACGAGAATCGGGATCAAGTCGGAGATGTTAAATAGCCCTCGCGAGGCCATCACCTCGCGCAGTCTCCATGTGTGCGTGACCTTCTTCTCCATGGCTGCTCTCTCCTCTAGTCGGCTTCAGAGTCCATTTCATCAGCCATTCGCGCGATCGCGTCAGTCACGATGCGAGCTCGATAGTCGGGGGAGAGGCCAGTGTAGATGCTCGTAGTAGATCCGTGCTCGTGTCCCACTTGCTGCTGGATGAAGAAGGCGTCGTACCCGAGCTCAACCAGGTGCGTAACGTACGAACGTCGCAGTGAATGGAAGTCGAGTCCGTCATCCAATCCGACTTCTCGCCGGACCGCAGTGAACATGCGTGAGACGGAGTCCGCTGTGATGGGTGCAAGGCCACCGCCACGCTCGGAAGGCCAAAGACTCATCGACCCGGCGCCTGCAATTAGAGGTCGAACATCCTCGAGCCACTCTTCGACGCAGTCGACGGCCCATTTGAACTGGGGGAGGGTCGCGACGGCTCGCCGCTTGGGAGGCGAACCCCTCATCGCCTTTCCAAAGCGGACGTATACGAAGCCGACGTTTCGGAAGGCTCGGCGATGTTGAGGGTTGGCCGCAAGATCGACGAGCTCGAGAGAGCGCACTTCGTTACGCCGTAGCCCCCAGGCGTATGCCACCTTCATCATCGTCGCGATGCGGAAAGCAGGAATCCATCCCTTGCTGCCGGACTCACGGATCCGCGCGACTCGGTCATCCGCACAATCGAACAGGTCCTG is a window from the Microbacterium sp. LWO14-1.2 genome containing:
- a CDS encoding heavy metal translocating P-type ATPase; the protein is MSQHDHTEMHHNASHTTTETTDHGHDHHSHNGHAESDAHSGHAGHGGHSGHGDHVGQFRRLFWIMLMLAIPVVGFSMMFSMLLGYALPDAAWVMWVSPILGTVMYVWGGAPFLTGAVSELRARKPGMMLLIALAITVAFLASWGASVGLLHHELDFWWELALLIVIMLLGHWIEMRSLAQTTSALDSLAALLPDEAEKVDGEGTVTVAPADLQVGDVVVVRPGGRVPADGRIVQGSASMDESMITGESHPVRRADGDLVIAGTVATDSGLRVEITAVGQDTALAGIQKLVTEAQSSSSRAQRLADRAAGWLFWFALGAGVITALVWTLVGLPDQAVIRTITVLVIACPHALGLAIPLVVSIATERAARGGVLVKDRLALESMRTVDTVLFDKTGTLTKGSPAVTAIEPAGDMSPDELLALAAAAEADSEHPLARAIVATAKEKNLIVPSSKDFESSPAVGVRARVNARTIQVGGPYLLEQENASELAVADEWRREGAIILHVLVDGAVVGAFRLADEIRSESRQAVKALHDRDVQVVMITGDAEAVAASVAADLGIDRFFAGVRPEDKASKVKELQSEGRKVAMVGDGVNDAPALAQADVGIAIGAGTDVAIASAGVILASDDPRSVLSVIELSRASYRKMKQNLWWAAGYNLISVPLAAGVLAPVGFVLPMSVGAVLMSLSTIVVALNAQLLRRLNLAPDAVLKN
- a CDS encoding DUF6153 family protein translates to MLTTLARRVHQRRSLTRSVVTVVAVALGVIFGLLAMHSMNTHAMPSGHSNDVAVASVAETHHEHTAPAASLPTDDYTGCVGCSENHGTTWMACVLALLVAVVLLARPGAWRHSLWQPRTPPRSSWARPTVHPLRPPSLTVLCISRK
- a CDS encoding DUF305 domain-containing protein, with translation MKNRPLATAAITLTALLALAGCAGTSSGGDMPGMNHGGSSSSAPASADANDADIMFASMMKEHHAQAVEMSDMLLSKDGVDERVVALAEEIKAAQEPEIQKMEQWLEDWRADTSGMESMDHGDGMMSEEDMKALGDATGADAGSLFLEQMIQHHQGAVDMAQEEVNNGQNSDAIALAETIIDAQTTEIATMKEILATL
- a CDS encoding HIRAN domain-containing protein, which codes for MGLLDWFGRRSPPAVSPGRAGTPATPVLVSQRETASGITVSTYASGGPPVGYVSPYLSADEAEKLVHLDEHGLPNLRVVEFRGEWWLAETSTGRLVNAGSRVLRRLGIWSVRVRGDEHAPGTLRIGPATLVREPDNEFDANAVAVYQDETRCGYWNKGAARSLAKLLDSGQEMSAYAISARPPKVIAAEQRVLEHLVRRLRPT
- a CDS encoding metallophosphoesterase, whose amino-acid sequence is MRTPPTLKALELASTVDLPDQRVAVVGDIHGDFRWLDIVARAVQTLAPDVTTMLQLGDWAMDPGMTDEALDGTGIERVYVTLGNHEPWGQINPLLNAHPGCAIRVSEITWILPRPARLTIGGRSVLSLGGAVSVDRAWRVEGVSWWPDEEITRDHVAAAIAGGPADLMLTHESPAGTPVRAVREILRTNPFGFPDDARANSATSRARVAKVWNIVYPELLIHGHMHAPGGGQTEDGLRVASLGQDGQQGNLGFLDMTTLRIETPTLRQIREAAGR
- a CDS encoding helix-turn-helix transcriptional regulator, translating into MGRQETTSSEAWGAFAAAFGLRVHRLRVARGLSQEAVAYRAGLSRLTYIRYERGQAQSGAPANPSLKTLLALSQVFEIPLQELLPDDKPDVTAR
- a CDS encoding helix-turn-helix transcriptional regulator, which translates into the protein MEKKVTHTWRLREVMASRGLFNISDLIPILVDYGIELSPSQLYRLLGGSPERINLTLLHTICEALDCELTDLSVRQVVATPTRLKNTGTHGRTNDPKRPRRARIHRPE
- a CDS encoding tyrosine-type recombinase/integrase; the protein is MQDFDPEDSRQHASNLLPGGVVYFDEKEAVWRAMQAGWAAQQMARNLSSATVVGRTSLLNRFFKFAEKYPWQWNVEDVDSFFLELRTVRHAAHSTVLGYQNALRMFLAYVTDARYGWVEECGKRFGEHPAQVFHEWNTARHVQEAMGRPGKRPYTRDELQDLFDCADDRVARIRESGSKGWIPAFRIATMMKVAYAWGLRRNEVRSLELVDLAANPQHRRAFRNVGFVYVRFGKAMRGSPPKRRAVATLPQFKWAVDCVEEWLEDVRPLIAGAGSMSLWPSERGGGLAPITADSVSRMFTAVRREVGLDDGLDFHSLRRSYVTHLVELGYDAFFIQQQVGHEHGSTTSIYTGLSPDYRARIVTDAIARMADEMDSEAD